From Psychroflexus torquis ATCC 700755, the proteins below share one genomic window:
- a CDS encoding BspA family leucine-rich repeat surface protein, with protein sequence MKKLLLITTFLFTLTFYAQDNPDFYLAPNGMTCLCPEAEFGDTGTLTINGEAKTFTKRSRAQLIAFFYYNDQQNPDITLTCTSGISDMGFMFYNATSFDQPLNNWDVSNVTDMAAMFYGATSFNQPLDSWDVSNVTDMKSMFYATSFNQPLDSWDVSNVTGMNIMFYNATSFNQPLNSWDVSNVTNMRSMFNRAESFDQPLDNWDVSQVTSMASMFANAASFNQPLNNWNVSNVTYMSGMFANATSFNQPLNNWDVSKVKNMIGMFSRTPFNQPLNSWDVSSVTNMEGMFNRAASFNQPLNSWDVSNVIDMGSMFDGAKSFDQFLDSWDVSNVSNMKFMFYGAESFDQPLNNWDVSNVTDMAVMFYLAISFDQPLNNWDVSQVWVMEAMFSYAESFNQPLNNWDVSQVTDMRIMFQNAESFNQPLDNWDISGVTAMYSMFRGASSFDQPLNNWDISQVTGMGSMFLSATSFNQDLLGWCVEQIPNEPQGFAFNSALQDDFFPNWGAECNLSTTNPDAIGFNILIYPNPSNSKVFIENDGQIILSKIKLIDMLGRDIKIFSASQITHGLDVSGVDAGNYFVQFTTVDNQQFVRRLIVK encoded by the coding sequence ATGAAAAAACTATTACTTATAACCACATTTCTTTTTACACTTACATTTTACGCCCAAGACAACCCAGATTTTTATCTTGCCCCCAATGGGATGACTTGCCTATGTCCAGAGGCTGAATTTGGAGACACAGGAACCTTAACCATTAACGGTGAAGCCAAAACCTTTACAAAAAGGAGTCGTGCACAACTTATTGCATTCTTTTATTATAATGATCAACAAAATCCCGATATCACCTTAACCTGTACAAGTGGTATAAGTGATATGGGATTTATGTTTTATAATGCAACTTCATTTGACCAACCCCTAAATAATTGGGATGTAAGTAATGTTACAGATATGGCTGCTATGTTTTATGGTGCAACATCTTTTAACCAACCTCTCGATTCTTGGGATGTAAGTAATGTTACAGATATGAAAAGCATGTTTTATGCAACATCTTTTAACCAACCTCTCGATTCTTGGGATGTAAGTAATGTTACAGGTATGAATATTATGTTTTATAACGCTACTTCTTTTAACCAACCCTTGAATTCTTGGGATGTGAGTAATGTTACTAATATGCGAAGCATGTTTAATCGTGCAGAGTCATTTGACCAACCCCTTGACAATTGGGATGTAAGCCAAGTAACTTCTATGGCTTCGATGTTTGCTAATGCAGCTTCATTTAACCAACCCCTTAATAATTGGAATGTAAGTAATGTTACTTATATGAGTGGTATGTTTGCTAATGCAACTTCATTTAACCAACCCCTAAATAATTGGGATGTAAGTAAGGTTAAAAATATGATAGGTATGTTTTCGAGAACTCCATTTAACCAACCTTTAAACAGCTGGGATGTAAGTAGTGTTACTAATATGGAGGGCATGTTTAATAGGGCTGCATCTTTTAACCAACCCCTTAATTCTTGGGATGTAAGTAATGTTATAGATATGGGATCTATGTTTGATGGTGCAAAATCTTTTGACCAATTTCTCGATTCTTGGGATGTAAGTAATGTTTCTAACATGAAGTTTATGTTTTATGGTGCAGAATCATTTGACCAACCTCTAAATAATTGGGATGTAAGTAATGTTACAGATATGGCTGTTATGTTTTATCTTGCAATATCTTTTGACCAACCTCTAAATAATTGGGATGTAAGTCAAGTTTGGGTTATGGAAGCTATGTTTTCTTATGCAGAGTCATTTAACCAACCCCTAAATAATTGGGATGTAAGCCAAGTCACTGATATGAGGATTATGTTTCAAAATGCAGAGTCATTTAACCAACCTCTCGATAATTGGGATATAAGTGGGGTAACTGCTATGTATTCTATGTTTAGAGGCGCATCATCATTTGACCAACCCCTAAATAATTGGGATATAAGTCAAGTAACTGGAATGGGAAGTATGTTTTTAAGCGCAACTTCATTTAACCAAGATCTATTAGGATGGTGCGTAGAGCAAATACCAAATGAACCCCAAGGTTTTGCTTTTAACTCTGCTTTGCAAGACGACTTCTTCCCAAATTGGGGTGCAGAGTGTAACTTATCAACAACAAACCCAGACGCTATTGGATTTAATATTCTAATATATCCTAACCCCTCAAATTCAAAAGTGTTTATAGAAAATGATGGGCAAATAATTCTTTCTAAAATTAAATTGATTGATATGTTAGGTCGAGACATTAAGATCTTCTCGGCAAGTCAAATAACTCATGGTCTTGATGTTTCAGGAGTAGATGCGGGTAATTATTTTGTTCAGTTTACAACAGTAGATAACCAACAATTTGTAAGGCGATTAATTGTGAAGTAA
- the folB gene encoding dihydroneopterin aldolase produces MKVGLSLFKKPLDTINLNNIRVYAYHGCLPEETKIGSDYKVDISVDANLDISAESDELSDTVDYVHLNKIVKEEMAIASKLLEHVAKRILDRIFAELEIVKKAKVKVAKLNPPLGGDVEDVNITLSKKRG; encoded by the coding sequence ATGAAAGTGGGGTTATCTTTGTTTAAAAAACCTTTGGACACAATCAATTTAAATAACATTAGAGTTTATGCCTATCACGGGTGTTTACCAGAAGAAACTAAGATAGGAAGTGATTATAAAGTGGATATAAGTGTTGATGCAAATCTGGATATATCAGCGGAATCCGATGAGCTATCTGATACAGTAGATTACGTTCATCTCAATAAAATCGTAAAGGAAGAAATGGCTATAGCTTCTAAACTTCTGGAACATGTCGCTAAGCGTATTTTAGATAGAATCTTCGCTGAACTCGAGATAGTGAAAAAGGCAAAAGTTAAAGTTGCTAAACTAAATCCTCCATTGGGAGGCGATGTGGAGGATGTCAATATTACTTTATCTAAAAAAAGAGGTTGA
- a CDS encoding ABC transporter ATP-binding protein produces the protein MIEIKNLHKSYKMGKNSLHVLKGINFNVEEGELVAIMGSSGSGKSTLLNILGMLDEADQGSYTLDGVPIKNLNEKLAAQYRNKFLGFIFQSFNLINYKSAIDNVALPLFYQGMKRAKRMERSMAYLEKVGLADWATHKPNELSGGQKQRVAIARALASNPKVLLADELTGALDSKTSYEIMDLIQKINDEGRTVLIVTHEKDIAQMTKRIVNLKDGVIIEDKKITQVRAMQNV, from the coding sequence ATGATAGAAATTAAAAATTTGCATAAGTCCTACAAAATGGGAAAGAACTCTCTTCACGTGTTGAAGGGAATCAATTTTAATGTTGAAGAGGGAGAATTGGTTGCTATTATGGGATCTTCTGGGTCTGGCAAGTCTACGCTTCTTAACATTCTTGGAATGCTTGATGAAGCAGACCAAGGTTCATATACGTTAGACGGGGTGCCAATCAAAAATCTTAATGAGAAGCTTGCCGCTCAATATAGAAATAAGTTTTTAGGTTTTATTTTTCAATCTTTCAATTTAATCAATTACAAGTCTGCTATAGACAATGTCGCTCTTCCTTTGTTCTACCAAGGTATGAAAAGAGCGAAACGGATGGAAAGGTCTATGGCTTATCTTGAAAAAGTAGGCCTTGCAGATTGGGCTACTCATAAGCCTAATGAACTTTCGGGAGGACAAAAACAAAGAGTTGCCATTGCAAGAGCATTAGCGAGTAATCCAAAAGTGCTACTTGCAGATGAGTTAACCGGAGCTTTAGATTCCAAAACGTCTTATGAAATCATGGATTTAATCCAAAAAATAAATGATGAAGGCAGGACTGTTTTAATAGTTACCCACGAGAAAGATATCGCTCAAATGACTAAGCGAATAGTGAATCTAAAAGATGGTGTCATTATAGAAGATAAAAAAATAACCCAAGTAAGAGCAATGCAAAATGTTTAG
- a CDS encoding ABC transporter permease, with the protein MFSLERWQEVFETISKNMLRTFLTGVSVGSGIFILIILLGVSVGMQNGIEKQFKNDASNIINIYPGTTNLAYKGLNPGRRIQFTDEDYELALGGKDEVVYKSSVYQNRGGLISYKKEFGSYRVQGVMPDFQYLENASIIEGRFINQNDVDNSEKYVVIGNQVKKDLFKDKSPLGEYIIIRDLNYKVVGVFTDPGGDREESRVFLPITTTQVVSGAGNKIRSMGFTLPKIDDYDEALAISNKFTAQIERQLKAKLLISPLDTSGMSFSNNIENTKNIYQLISAMKIFFWFVGIATLMAGIIGVSNIMLIIVKERTKEIGIRKALGARPMSIIGMVLHESIFVTAFSGIIGLILGLGLLEIVGPMFELDFMVNPSVDFSIALTTVVILVVAGAFAGFFPAWRGAKIKPIDALRDE; encoded by the coding sequence ATGTTTAGTTTAGAACGTTGGCAAGAGGTTTTCGAAACCATTTCAAAGAATATGTTAAGGACTTTTCTTACGGGGGTTTCAGTTGGTTCTGGGATTTTTATTCTTATTATATTGTTAGGAGTGAGTGTTGGCATGCAAAATGGCATTGAAAAACAATTTAAAAACGACGCATCAAACATTATTAATATTTACCCAGGTACTACTAACTTAGCATACAAAGGCTTAAATCCTGGAAGAAGAATTCAGTTTACCGATGAAGATTACGAACTGGCTTTAGGAGGTAAAGATGAAGTAGTTTATAAATCTTCGGTTTATCAAAATAGAGGTGGATTAATTTCCTATAAAAAAGAATTTGGAAGCTATCGTGTGCAAGGAGTTATGCCTGATTTTCAGTATTTAGAGAATGCATCCATCATAGAAGGAAGATTTATCAATCAAAACGATGTTGATAATTCTGAAAAGTATGTGGTTATTGGAAATCAAGTTAAAAAGGATTTATTTAAAGATAAATCGCCCTTAGGAGAATACATTATTATAAGAGATTTAAATTATAAAGTGGTTGGAGTATTCACGGACCCAGGTGGAGATAGGGAAGAATCTCGTGTATTTTTGCCTATAACCACAACGCAAGTTGTCTCTGGTGCAGGAAATAAAATCAGATCTATGGGATTTACTTTACCTAAAATAGATGATTACGACGAAGCTTTAGCTATATCCAACAAATTTACAGCTCAAATTGAACGCCAACTCAAAGCTAAATTACTGATTAGTCCTTTAGATACAAGCGGAATGTCTTTCAGTAATAACATTGAAAACACCAAAAATATTTATCAACTTATATCTGCCATGAAAATATTTTTCTGGTTTGTTGGTATTGCCACTCTGATGGCAGGAATAATTGGGGTGAGTAATATTATGCTCATCATTGTTAAGGAACGCACCAAAGAAATTGGCATCCGAAAAGCTTTAGGCGCTAGACCCATGTCTATCATTGGGATGGTTTTACATGAATCTATTTTTGTGACTGCTTTTTCTGGAATAATCGGTTTAATTTTAGGCTTAGGTTTATTAGAAATTGTAGGGCCTATGTTTGAATTAGATTTTATGGTAAATCCATCGGTAGACTTCAGCATTGCCTTGACCACAGTTGTTATTTTGGTTGTAGCAGGAGCTTTTGCTGGATTTTTCCCAGCATGGCGCGGAGCAAAAATTAAACCCATAGATGCATTAAGAGACGAATAA
- a CDS encoding ABC transporter permease, which translates to MFNRDKWNEVIESLSSNIFRTVLTAFGVFWGIFILVLLLAAGNGLENGVKGIFSGISTNSMFMWTQTASRPYDGLPKGRRYNFDVNDITAIEQKVNGLKYVSPRNQLGGFGGSNNVVRGLKNGDFYVSGDYPEILNQESLKILRGRFINQNDIENKRKVAVIGEGVLNELYEIDEDPLGTYIKVNSVNFMVIGVYKKRGFGGGDAEEEQKKVYTPFTAFSQAFNYGEVVGWIAITAEDDFSITSLKEQIFSIIKTNHRIHPEDDRAIGNFDLYEQFSKIQGLFIALNAVAYFVGILILLSGVIGISNIMLIVVKERTNEIGVRRALGATPWEIRGQILFESVFLTIIAGMAGIVFATGILGLINQFLPKDSDIPFVNPSVDLQTVIIALTILIITGLLAGFIPAQNAIKVKPVDALRTE; encoded by the coding sequence ATGTTTAATAGAGACAAATGGAATGAAGTAATTGAATCACTATCCTCTAATATATTTAGGACGGTGCTTACCGCCTTTGGTGTATTTTGGGGAATTTTTATTCTTGTACTTTTACTAGCAGCTGGAAATGGTTTGGAGAATGGTGTGAAAGGGATATTCTCAGGTATATCAACCAACTCCATGTTTATGTGGACTCAGACTGCTTCGAGACCTTACGATGGTTTGCCGAAAGGAAGACGTTACAACTTTGACGTCAATGATATAACGGCTATTGAACAAAAAGTGAATGGTTTAAAATATGTCTCTCCAAGAAACCAACTTGGTGGATTTGGAGGATCTAACAATGTAGTTCGAGGCTTAAAAAACGGAGATTTTTATGTGTCTGGAGACTATCCTGAAATCTTGAATCAGGAATCTTTGAAGATTTTAAGAGGGCGTTTTATCAATCAAAATGACATAGAAAACAAGCGTAAAGTTGCCGTTATTGGCGAAGGTGTTTTGAATGAACTTTATGAAATTGATGAAGATCCACTGGGTACTTACATCAAGGTCAATAGTGTAAATTTTATGGTGATTGGCGTTTATAAAAAACGTGGATTTGGCGGTGGTGATGCTGAGGAAGAACAAAAAAAAGTTTACACTCCTTTTACAGCTTTCTCTCAAGCCTTTAACTATGGAGAGGTTGTAGGCTGGATAGCCATTACAGCAGAAGATGATTTTTCGATTACCAGTTTAAAAGAACAAATTTTTAGCATCATCAAAACCAACCATCGAATTCATCCAGAAGATGATCGTGCAATTGGCAACTTCGATTTATACGAACAATTTTCAAAAATACAAGGTTTGTTTATTGCCTTAAATGCAGTTGCCTATTTTGTAGGAATTTTGATTTTACTCTCCGGAGTAATCGGTATTAGCAATATCATGTTGATTGTGGTAAAAGAACGTACCAACGAAATTGGTGTAAGACGTGCCCTTGGTGCAACGCCATGGGAAATTCGTGGACAAATTTTATTCGAATCCGTTTTTTTAACTATAATTGCTGGAATGGCAGGAATTGTTTTTGCCACAGGAATTCTAGGACTAATTAATCAATTTTTACCAAAAGATAGTGATATCCCATTTGTGAATCCAAGCGTAGATTTGCAAACCGTTATTATTGCCTTAACCATATTAATCATTACTGGATTGTTAGCCGGATTTATTCCTGCCCAAAATGCAATAAAAGTAAAACCAGTTGATGCCTTACGTACTGAATAA
- a CDS encoding efflux RND transporter periplasmic adaptor subunit, with protein MKKVVTIVVILIIVSLFGGSLYYLYQKNQESLLVFQTEQSTVETIIRKTVATGTLKPREEVEVKPNISGIVDVLLVKPGDMVQVGDLVAQLKVVPNITSLNSAKNQLRQTRINLENENKLFNRQKELFEKGVISANDFDLAKNAMDNAKQNVAAAEENYEIIQTGTTQDAGNAATTEIKARISGMVLNVPIKVGNQVIEANNFNEGTTIATIAKVDDMIFEGKVDESEVGKIKENLPLEITVGAIENTTFDAILDYIAPQGVEENGAVQFEIEGSLKETKGIFIRAGLSANASIILEKAEDVMAIKEALIQFDRETKAPFVEVEVGNQEFERRDIELGLSDGINVHVKSGIVKDDKIKIWNRVERPISKSSRR; from the coding sequence ATGAAGAAAGTCGTTACCATTGTTGTTATATTAATCATCGTTTCGCTCTTTGGTGGATCCCTGTATTATTTGTATCAAAAAAATCAAGAGAGTCTATTAGTTTTTCAAACTGAGCAATCTACTGTTGAAACTATAATTAGGAAAACAGTTGCTACGGGAACTTTAAAACCACGTGAAGAGGTAGAAGTAAAACCCAACATCTCAGGAATTGTAGATGTATTATTGGTTAAGCCTGGTGATATGGTTCAAGTTGGAGATTTAGTAGCTCAACTGAAAGTAGTGCCAAATATAACTAGCTTGAATTCTGCTAAAAACCAATTGCGACAAACTAGAATTAATTTAGAAAACGAAAATAAACTGTTTAATCGTCAAAAGGAATTATTTGAAAAAGGTGTGATTTCTGCAAACGATTTTGATTTGGCTAAAAATGCTATGGACAATGCAAAGCAAAACGTAGCTGCTGCTGAAGAAAATTACGAAATCATTCAAACGGGAACAACTCAAGATGCAGGTAACGCTGCAACAACCGAAATAAAAGCGCGCATCTCTGGAATGGTACTCAATGTGCCTATTAAAGTTGGTAACCAAGTAATTGAAGCCAACAACTTTAATGAAGGAACAACCATAGCTACCATTGCCAAAGTAGACGATATGATTTTTGAAGGCAAAGTAGATGAGTCTGAAGTTGGAAAAATTAAAGAAAACCTTCCTCTTGAAATTACAGTAGGTGCTATAGAAAACACAACTTTCGATGCCATTTTAGATTACATCGCTCCACAAGGAGTAGAAGAAAATGGTGCTGTACAATTTGAAATTGAAGGCAGCTTAAAAGAGACCAAAGGCATATTTATTCGTGCAGGTTTAAGCGCAAACGCTTCTATTATTCTTGAAAAAGCAGAAGATGTGATGGCTATTAAAGAAGCCTTAATTCAATTTGATAGAGAAACCAAAGCTCCTTTTGTGGAAGTAGAAGTAGGCAATCAAGAATTTGAACGTCGTGATATCGAACTCGGCCTTAGTGACGGTATAAACGTTCACGTAAAGTCTGGTATAGTTAAAGATGATAAAATAAAAATTTGGAACAGAGTTGAAAGACCAATTTCTAAATCGTCTAGAAGATAA
- a CDS encoding TolC family protein, producing the protein MKMKFTLSILSVILLGCFSGLNAQNDIPARWTLEACVKYAMDNNISIKQSMLDLETADISRSEAIGNYLPSLNGNSNNTWNSGLTQNITTGVLESQVTRNFSVNATSGITIFDGLRNLRVFQRAKLEQLASQYSLQLMKDDIALFVANAYLQILVNKQQLEVLIEQNNVTQEQIEQTRKTVEIGTAPQGDLLEIKATNADEEQQIVVAENNLRISKISLAQTLLIKNYQNFDIADEEYNVPITDIMSKTPEEIIAKSREERYEVKVAEQNVDLAVKDVQIARSQLYPSLSGFVNYNTRETDRDRTVQGGLDPNSPTRQIGILESTGGAVVVPNFQFQTIGPRNFIDQLWRNDGLTYGVQLDIPVFNGFATRNSIKRAEVNTRRAEFQLEQAELDLESNVYQAYVDAQGSAKAYEAALKAVESQELAFEYAQQRFEVGVSNAFELSQSKFRLTNAENRLINSKYDYIFNLKVLELFFGIRIINY; encoded by the coding sequence ATGAAAATGAAATTTACCTTATCAATATTAAGTGTTATACTCTTAGGATGTTTTTCTGGTCTTAATGCGCAAAACGATATACCTGCAAGATGGACTCTTGAGGCTTGTGTAAAATATGCCATGGATAATAATATATCCATTAAGCAATCGATGCTCGATCTAGAAACCGCAGACATCAGTAGAAGTGAAGCTATAGGAAACTACCTGCCTTCACTTAATGGAAATTCTAACAATACCTGGAACTCTGGTTTAACTCAAAATATAACCACAGGAGTTCTGGAGAGTCAAGTGACTCGTAACTTTTCTGTAAATGCAACCTCAGGAATAACCATATTTGACGGTTTACGAAATTTAAGAGTATTCCAGAGAGCTAAACTAGAGCAACTGGCAAGTCAGTATTCACTTCAATTGATGAAAGATGATATTGCGTTATTTGTAGCAAATGCTTATTTACAGATCCTTGTCAATAAACAGCAACTTGAAGTTTTAATAGAGCAAAATAATGTAACTCAGGAGCAAATTGAACAAACACGAAAAACTGTAGAGATAGGAACTGCCCCTCAGGGAGACTTGTTAGAAATTAAGGCCACAAATGCAGATGAAGAACAACAAATCGTTGTCGCTGAAAATAATTTAAGAATCTCTAAAATCAGCTTAGCGCAAACACTACTTATAAAAAATTATCAAAATTTTGATATTGCAGATGAGGAGTATAACGTCCCTATCACAGATATCATGTCTAAAACACCTGAAGAGATTATTGCAAAATCAAGGGAAGAGCGTTACGAAGTTAAAGTGGCAGAGCAAAATGTAGACTTAGCTGTAAAAGATGTTCAAATAGCTAGATCACAGCTTTACCCGTCATTAAGCGGATTTGTCAACTACAACACCAGAGAAACAGATAGAGACAGAACAGTTCAAGGCGGTCTAGATCCAAACAGTCCCACCAGACAAATTGGAATTCTAGAGTCTACAGGAGGAGCTGTAGTCGTTCCAAATTTTCAATTCCAAACCATAGGGCCGAGAAATTTTATAGACCAATTGTGGAGAAATGACGGTTTAACTTATGGTGTACAACTTGATATTCCGGTTTTCAATGGTTTTGCAACAAGAAACTCTATTAAGAGAGCGGAAGTGAATACCAGACGTGCAGAATTTCAGCTGGAGCAAGCTGAATTGGATTTGGAATCCAATGTATATCAAGCTTATGTTGATGCTCAGGGATCGGCCAAAGCTTATGAAGCAGCCTTAAAAGCTGTCGAGTCTCAAGAACTAGCTTTTGAGTATGCTCAGCAACGCTTTGAAGTTGGTGTGTCTAATGCTTTTGAACTAAGTCAATCTAAATTTAGATTAACAAATGCAGAAAACAGATTAATTAATTCTAAATACGACTATATTTTCAACTTAAAAGTCTTAGAATTGTTTTTTGGAATTCGAATTATTAACTATTAA
- the tsaB gene encoding tRNA (adenosine(37)-N6)-threonylcarbamoyltransferase complex dimerization subunit type 1 TsaB, with protein MSLILCIETSTTNCSISIGKEGHLLALKEIDNKNFSHSEQLHTFIKELLHSENISIKELSAVSISKGPGSYTGLRIGVSAAKGLAYALDIPLISVSTLLCLAKQIDVDKAVIIPMIDARRMEVYSEIFNASFESKRGIKAEILEETSFHQELDTNEVHFIGNGVEKFQAICSHPNAIFHKEKLPSAKEQCPIAKRKFDNGDFENVAYFEPYYLKDFVSNS; from the coding sequence TTGAGTTTGATTCTTTGTATTGAAACCTCTACAACTAATTGTTCTATAAGCATTGGAAAAGAGGGACATCTGCTAGCCTTAAAGGAGATAGACAATAAGAACTTTTCACATTCTGAACAGTTACATACGTTTATTAAAGAGCTACTACACTCTGAGAATATATCTATCAAAGAACTTAGTGCCGTTTCTATAAGTAAGGGTCCTGGCTCTTATACAGGTTTAAGGATAGGCGTTTCTGCAGCGAAAGGTCTAGCCTATGCCCTAGACATTCCTCTCATTTCTGTATCGACCTTGTTGTGTTTAGCAAAGCAGATCGATGTCGATAAAGCGGTCATCATCCCAATGATAGATGCTAGAAGAATGGAAGTCTATTCTGAAATTTTTAATGCTAGTTTTGAAAGTAAGCGAGGAATTAAGGCTGAAATATTGGAGGAAACCTCATTCCATCAGGAATTAGATACAAATGAAGTTCACTTTATAGGAAATGGTGTGGAAAAATTTCAAGCGATCTGCAGCCATCCCAATGCTATTTTTCACAAAGAAAAACTCCCGTCTGCAAAGGAGCAATGCCCTATAGCGAAACGGAAGTTTGATAATGGTGATTTTGAGAATGTGGCTTATTTTGAGCCTTATTACCTCAAAGATTTTGTGAGTAATAGTTAA
- a CDS encoding mechanosensitive ion channel family protein, whose amino-acid sequence MENISTDSVGEYANYLLDSILTYLPSIIAAIVLLILGLWVIKLIIGRLRKIMEKREVDRGVRGFALSILGIVLKILLFIVIITKLGVETTSFAAILAAAGLAIGLALQGSLSNFAGGVLIIILKPFRVGDFIEAQEESGSVTEISIFYTILTTPNNQRIVIPNGQLSNNKVTNYSYEPTRRNVMTVGISYDSDIKKSREVLLNIVNSDERVLKDPAPVVFVGGLGDNSVDLSLRFWANQDDFWELHFDTIEKLKMELEDAGISFPFPQRDVHLYDMNKKVK is encoded by the coding sequence ATGGAAAACATTTCAACTGACAGTGTTGGCGAATATGCAAATTATTTGCTAGACAGCATCTTAACCTATCTTCCAAGTATCATCGCTGCTATAGTTCTCTTGATCCTAGGGTTATGGGTCATAAAATTGATTATAGGTCGTTTAAGAAAAATAATGGAAAAACGCGAGGTAGACCGAGGCGTAAGAGGTTTTGCCTTAAGTATCTTGGGCATAGTGCTCAAAATCCTTTTGTTTATTGTCATCATTACAAAACTTGGTGTAGAAACCACTTCGTTTGCAGCAATTTTGGCAGCAGCGGGTTTAGCTATCGGTCTTGCTTTACAAGGATCGCTTTCCAACTTTGCTGGAGGGGTTCTCATTATTATACTGAAACCATTTCGGGTTGGCGATTTTATTGAAGCTCAGGAGGAATCAGGTTCAGTGACCGAGATCAGTATTTTTTATACGATTCTAACAACTCCAAACAATCAGCGCATTGTTATTCCTAACGGTCAATTAAGCAATAATAAAGTGACCAATTATTCTTATGAGCCTACTCGCAGAAATGTAATGACCGTTGGAATTTCCTACGATAGTGACATTAAAAAATCTAGAGAAGTCTTATTAAACATCGTTAATTCTGATGAACGCGTTTTAAAAGATCCTGCTCCCGTTGTTTTTGTAGGAGGTTTAGGAGATAATTCCGTTGATTTGTCTTTACGATTTTGGGCTAATCAAGACGATTTCTGGGAATTACACTTTGATACGATTGAAAAGCTAAAAATGGAACTTGAAGATGCAGGAATTTCCTTTCCATTTCCACAACGCGATGTACATTTATACGATATGAATAAGAAAGTTAAATAA